The stretch of DNA GGGCCGTCGAACACGACCTGACCGGCGCGCAGGCCCACGATCCGCTGCATGAACTGCTGGGCAAGCGGCACGTCGTGGATGTTGACGATGGCGGGCAGGCCGCGCTCCTCGCAGATCTCGGTCAGCAGGCGCATGATCTGGCGGCTGGTCTTGGGATCGAGGCTGGCGGTGGGCTCGTCCACCAGCAGGAGCTCCGGCTCCTGCGCAAGCGCGCGGGCGATGCCGACGCGCTGGCGCTGGCCACCCGACAGGGCGTCTGCGCGCTTGTCTGCATGTTCCAGCAGCCCCACCCGGTCGAGCAGGCGAAAGGCGTTCCGGATGTCATCGGGCGGAAAGCGGCGCAGCCAGCTGCGCCAGAACGGAACATAGCCCAGCCGGCCCGACAGGACATTCTCCATCACCGTCAGGCGTTCGACCAGCGCATATTCCTGAAAGATCATGCCGATCCGCCGGCGCTGCTGGCGCAGCTGGCGCGCCCCCAGCGCCGCGAGGTCAACATCGCCCAGCAGCACCTTGCCCGAGCTTGGTTCGACCAGCCGGTTGATGCAGCGGATCAGCGTGGACTTGCCGGCCCCCGAAGGTCCGATCAGGCCGACGATCTGGCCCTTTGGAACGCGCAGCGACACATTCTTCAACGCCGCATCGCCGGTCTTGTAGGTTTTCGACAGAGCGTCGAGCTGAAGCATCGGGGAGCCTCCGGAAAATGCAGGCACGGGCGGCTGTTGCCGCCCGTGCGTCAGGCTGGTGTCGCGTGGCTCAGTTGCACTCGTAGACGACGCCATTGGCCTCGTCGATGGTGCGGATCACCGACCAGTCTTCCTGGAAGGTGATCTCGATGAACTGCTCCTCGCCGCTGCGGCCGAATTCCTCGGCCAGCTTGGTGCCTTCCCAATCGAAGCTGAAGAAAGCCTCGCGGATCTTGTCCTGGAGTTCGGGCGTCAGGTTGTGCGCCACGCCGTAGCCGGTGGTGGGGAAGGTCTGCGACTTGTAGATGCTGACGATCTGGTCGGCGCTGACGACATCGCGCTCCAGCATGCGGCCCATCACCGAGTTCGCGACCGCGGCAGCGGTGTAGTCCTTGTTGGCGACGCCCAGGATCGAGTTGTCATGCGCGCCCGAAAAGGCCGGGGTGAAGTCCTCGCCCGCGACCATGCCGAATTCGGCCTGAAGGATCGCCGACGGCGCCTTGAAGCCCGAGTTCGAGGTCTCGGAGGTGAAGGCCATGTCCTTGCCGCGCAGGTCCTCGACCGTCTCCACGCCCGAGCCGGGATAGGTGATGATCTCCATCTCGTAGCCGAAGGAGCCGTCGGCCGCGGCCATCATCGCGAAGGGGCGGAAGCCGGCGCAGGCGACGGCCAGCGGGTTCGAGCCGGTGTTGAAGCCCGCGACATGCAGGCGGCCGGCGCGCATCGCCTCGATCTGGGCGGCGTTGGACTGCACGGGGAAGAACTGGACGTTCTTGCCGGTCAGCTCGGCCATGTGGTCGAGAAAGCCCTGCCATACCTCGGCATAGACGGCCGGATCCTCGACCGGGGTGTAGGCGAAGATCAGCGTGTCGGGATCGACCAGCTGTGCCGGATCGGTCGGGATGTCGGCGATCAGGTCGCCATCGGCGTCGGTGTAGCGGTCGCTCAGCTTGAACTCGGCATGGGCCGGAAGGGCTGCGGCAAGGGCCGCGACGGCTGCGAAGGTGGCTACGGCTTTCATGGTGCTCCTCGGTTTGCTGGAGGTGTCGTGCGACGCGCGGGCTATTCGAGAAGCGTGACATCTGCATGACATTCGCGACGAAATTCGGGGACTTGACATGGCGATCCGTCACATCTGCTTCCTCTGTTCGGGAAGGATGCTTTGGGAAGCCGTTCTCTGGCAACGAAAAAAGCGTCAATGCTTCAGTTTTGTGACACTTCCGGGGCGCTCCCCGTGACCGACTGACACAGGGCCACCCGGGGTGGGGCCGGGGGCTGGCGATGTCTCAGGCGATGGCTCAGGCGATTCCGGGTCGCGGGGGGGCCGGCCGGTCCAGCACCAGCGCGTGAAACGCGGCGATCGCCTCCTCGAGCGGCCCCTCGTTGCGGATGGTGACGCGCGGGCCGAGCCCCGCGTCCAGGGTGGCGGCCCGTTCCAGCCGCGCCTCGATTTCGGCGCGGGTTTCGCGGCCCCGGCCCGCAAGCCGTGCCGCAAGGATCGCCGGCGCGGCGGTCAGGTGCACCACCGTCAGCCGCGCGCCGAAGCGCGTCCGTGCCTGGTCGAGCGCCCCGCGCGAGCCGTTGGCGATGACGCTCAAGCCGCAATCGAGCCAGGCCTCGACCTCTGTCCCGATCCCGTATGACAGGCCGTGGCTGTCCCAGTCGAGCGCGAAGGCGCCCGCCGCGCGCAGTCGGGCAAACACCTCGGGCGTGACGGCGACATGCTGTTCGGGCGCGCCGGGGATCACCGGGCGGGTAATCAGGCGGCGCGCAAGCGCGACATTGTCCTCGGGCCGCAGTCTTGCGGTCAGTCCCGAAAGCACGCTGTCCTTGCCCGCGCCCGAGGGGCCCACCAGCAGGAACAGGCGCCCGGCGTCAGCTATCGTCATGCTCGCCCCCTTCCTGCGCGGACAGCCGCGCCGCACTTTGCGGGAACAGGCCGAAGGCCAGCGGTGCGATCCCGAGGATCATCAGAAGCCGCGCGACATGGTGCAGCGTGACAAAGGCAAGATCCGCGCCGATAGCCACCGCGACAAGGCTCATTTCTGTCAGCCCCCCCGGCGCATAGGCAAGGATCACCTGGTCGCGGGACAGCCCCAGCGCCGCCTCGAGCAGGATGGCGAAGCCAAGGCCGATGGCAAGCGCGATGAAGGTGGCGCCGATCCCCAGAAGTCCCGAGCGGCGCATCTCGGGAAGCGTCGCGCCGATGAAGCGGCAGCCCAGCACGCTGCCCAGCACGATCTGCGCGGCGATCACCAGCCATGCCGGCGGCACCCCGTGCACCAGGCCGGCCAGATGCAGCCCGGCGGACAGGATCAGCGGCCCGGTCAGGGCGGCCGCGGGCAGCCGCAGCCTTGGCCCGAGCCACAGCCCCGCGATGCCGCAAAGGGCCATCAGCGCCAGGTCGCGGGGCCCGGCCAACTGGCCATCGGGTGCGACCGGCACGCCCGATACCTCGTGCCCCTCGATCACCCGGAACCACAGGGCGATCAGCGCGATCACGATGACGATGCGCAGCACATGGGCCAGCACGATGGCGCGCGCGTCGGCGCCGCGGTCGGCGCCAAGTTCCACCATCTCGGTCAGCCCGCCGGGCATGGCGCAGAGAAACGCCGTCTCGCGCCCGTAGCCGCCCACCCGCATCAGGAACAGCATCACCGAACCGCCCGCCAGCACGAGAAACCCCGCAAGCGCCGCCAGCGACAGGGTCCAGCCCGCCGCCTGTTCCAGCACCTGCG from Halovulum dunhuangense encodes:
- the phnN gene encoding phosphonate metabolism protein/1,5-bisphosphokinase (PRPP-forming) PhnN yields the protein MTIADAGRLFLLVGPSGAGKDSVLSGLTARLRPEDNVALARRLITRPVIPGAPEQHVAVTPEVFARLRAAGAFALDWDSHGLSYGIGTEVEAWLDCGLSVIANGSRGALDQARTRFGARLTVVHLTAAPAILAARLAGRGRETRAEIEARLERAATLDAGLGPRVTIRNEGPLEEAIAAFHALVLDRPAPPRPGIA
- a CDS encoding AbrB family transcriptional regulator → MIPEDLQRLLPARAVLSCLGIATGGGFLFSALGLPLPWMLGALCAVMVAALARLPIAPAARIRPHTVAVIGVLLGGGFSPQVLEQAAGWTLSLAALAGFLVLAGGSVMLFLMRVGGYGRETAFLCAMPGGLTEMVELGADRGADARAIVLAHVLRIVIVIALIALWFRVIEGHEVSGVPVAPDGQLAGPRDLALMALCGIAGLWLGPRLRLPAAALTGPLILSAGLHLAGLVHGVPPAWLVIAAQIVLGSVLGCRFIGATLPEMRRSGLLGIGATFIALAIGLGFAILLEAALGLSRDQVILAYAPGGLTEMSLVAVAIGADLAFVTLHHVARLLMILGIAPLAFGLFPQSAARLSAQEGGEHDDS
- the phnC gene encoding phosphonate ABC transporter ATP-binding protein, translating into MLQLDALSKTYKTGDAALKNVSLRVPKGQIVGLIGPSGAGKSTLIRCINRLVEPSSGKVLLGDVDLAALGARQLRQQRRRIGMIFQEYALVERLTVMENVLSGRLGYVPFWRSWLRRFPPDDIRNAFRLLDRVGLLEHADKRADALSGGQRQRVGIARALAQEPELLLVDEPTASLDPKTSRQIMRLLTEICEERGLPAIVNIHDVPLAQQFMQRIVGLRAGQVVFDGPPEQLTENVLTTIYGAEDWNAMRRGDEEQAEAEADAARRLEAIAR
- the phnD gene encoding phosphate/phosphite/phosphonate ABC transporter substrate-binding protein produces the protein MKAVATFAAVAALAAALPAHAEFKLSDRYTDADGDLIADIPTDPAQLVDPDTLIFAYTPVEDPAVYAEVWQGFLDHMAELTGKNVQFFPVQSNAAQIEAMRAGRLHVAGFNTGSNPLAVACAGFRPFAMMAAADGSFGYEMEIITYPGSGVETVEDLRGKDMAFTSETSNSGFKAPSAILQAEFGMVAGEDFTPAFSGAHDNSILGVANKDYTAAAVANSVMGRMLERDVVSADQIVSIYKSQTFPTTGYGVAHNLTPELQDKIREAFFSFDWEGTKLAEEFGRSGEEQFIEITFQEDWSVIRTIDEANGVVYECN